One window from the genome of Cucumis melo cultivar AY chromosome 10, USDA_Cmelo_AY_1.0, whole genome shotgun sequence encodes:
- the LOC103499353 gene encoding methyl-CpG-binding domain protein 4-like protein: MAATTSINPNLTPPSSSSYPHDLFSEFVFRGTSRSRFRFPPSKSAHQNPNPYQDSTQHSPISTLYDLQTSEPNNHHNKSLASPSSEADEPPILTLEDLQNGKLPLQSPKKPSLARRVLSFYREFGFDKKLLQATSHSVLNSEPVQEGTRVVSRYFQNSRSTQQRERIVSRYFKKSVKERAAHYEDENDDGNLTEQPSKRSSKRRRKDVDPSSVNSKTNHHSMGKTSRSVQKSRTDTRARIVSGYFQYSEKSLEMDREVSPSLQNSKSNQQEEKMVSRFFLKSGKQQAVNNQEEATEQLNQCAKSVKRVRKPVNERKQKNKTSSTKPRTTLTAAELFLEAYRRKSPDDTWKPPPSGTRLLQHDHAYDPWRVLVICMLLNRTSGRQAKEVIPKLFSLCPNPKATLEVSREQIEDIIRPLGLYRKRSRTMHRLSEMYLKESWSHVTQLPGVGKYGADAHAIFCTGYWSEVEPKDHMLNYYWDFLHSIKHLL; the protein is encoded by the exons ATGGCTGCAACAACAAGCATCAACCCTAACCTCACCCCACCATCCTCTTCTTCATATCCCCACGATTTGTTTTCCGAATTCGTCTTTCGAGGTACTTCTCGCTCCAGATTTCGCTTTCCTCCTTCTAAATCCGCTCATCAAAACCCTAATCCGTACCAGGATTCCACCCAGCACTCTCCAATTTCTACTCTTTATGATCTCCAAACGTCAGAACCCAACAATCATCACAACAAATCCTTAGCATCCCCATCTTCTGAAGCCGACGAGCCTCCTATATTAACACTAGAGGATCTTCAAAATGGAAAACTACCCCTTCAATCGCCAAAAAAGCCTTCACTCGCTCGTAGAGTCTTGTCTTTTTACCGAGAGTTCGGATTTGATAAAAAATTGTTGCAAGCAACTTCGCATTCTGTCCTGAATTCAGAACCTGTTCAAGAAGGGACCCGTGTGGTTTCGCGTTATTTCCAAAACTCAAGATCAACCCAACAACGCGAACGAATTGTCTCacgatattttaaaaaatcggtGAAGGAACGAGCAGCCCATTATGAGGATGAGAATGATGATGGCAATCTCACAGAGCAGCCAAGTAAAAGATCTAGCAAAAGGAGGAGGAAAGACGTAGACCCCAGCTCCGTTAACTCAAAAACAAATCATCATTCAATGGGAAAGACTTCGCGCTCTGTTCAGAAGTCGAGAACGGATACACGAGCGCGAATTGTTTCGGGCTATTTTCAATATTCTGAAAAGAGTCTTGAAATGGATCGAGAAGTATCACCTTCTttacaaaattcaaaatcaaatcaACAAGAAGAGAAAATGGTCTCACGTTTCTTTCTAAAGTCAGGGAAACAACAAGCCGTGAACAATCAGGAAGAGGCTACAGAGCAGCTAAATCAGTGTGCGAAATCTGTTAAAAGGGTGCGTAAACCAGTCAATGAAAGGAAACAGAAGAACAAGACAAGTTCTACTAAACCTCGGACCACTCTTACTGCTGCAGAGTTGTTTTTGGAAGCTTACAGAAGGAAATCGCCAGATGATACATGGAAGCCTCCTCCCTCTGGAACTCGCCTTCTCCAACACGATCATGCGTACGACCCTTGGAGGGTTCTAGTCATATGTATGCTCCTCAACCGGACGAGTGGGCGACAG GCAAAAGAAGTGATACCTAAACTCTTCAGTTTGTGTCCCAATCCAAAGGCTACTTTGGAGGTATCACGTGAGCAGATAGAAGATATCATTCGACCTCTTGGTTTATATAGGAAAAGATCACGAACAATGCATCGTTTATCTGAGATGTATTTAAAAGAAAGTTGGAGCCATGTCACCCAGCTTCCTGGTGTCGGCAA GTATGGTGCCGATGCACATGCGATATTCTGCACTGGATATTGGAGTGAAGTAGAACCTAAAGATCACATGCTTAATTATTACTGGGATTTTCTCCACAGTATCAAACACCTTCTCTGA